The following are encoded together in the Patagioenas fasciata isolate bPatFas1 chromosome 7, bPatFas1.hap1, whole genome shotgun sequence genome:
- the LOC136116211 gene encoding olfactory receptor 14J1-like: MFNSSSITQFLLLPFTDTRELQLLHFWLFLGIYLAALLGNGLIITTIAWDQHLHTPMYFFLLNLALLDLGFISTIEKSMANSLWDTRAISYTGCAAQIFFFFFCATAEYSLLTIMSYDHYVAICKPLHYGTLLGSRACVHMAAAAWATGFLYALLHTANTFSLPLCKGNALDQFFCEIPQILKLSCSDTYLRELGILVVSCCLAFMCFISIMVSYVQIFRAVLRIPSEQGRHKAFSTFLPHLAVVSLFISTGIFAHLKPPSFSSTSTDLVVSVLYSVLPPAVNPLIYSMRNQELKDALCKIIYKCFLE; the protein is encoded by the exons atgttcaatagcagctccatcacccagttcctgctcctgccgttcacagacacacgggagctgcagctcttgcacttctggctcttcctgggcatctacctggctgccctcctgggcaacggcctcatcatcaccaccatagcctgggaccagcacctccacacccccatgtacttcttcctgctcaacctcgccctcctcgacctgggcttcatctccaccattg aaaagtccatggccaactctctgtgggacaccagggccatctcatacacaggatgtgctgcccagatcttttttttctttttctgtgctacagcagagtattctcttctcaccatcatgtcctacgaccactacgttgccatctgcaaacccctgcactacgggaccctcctgggcagcagagcttgtgtccacatggcagcagctgcctgggccactgggtttctctatgctctgctgcacacggccaatacattttcactgcccctgtgcaagggcaatgccctggaccagttcttctgtgaaatcccccagatcctcaagctctcctgctcagacacctacctcagggaacttgggattcttgtggtcagttgctgtttagcttttatgtgcttcatttccatcatggtgtcctacgtgcagatcttcagggccgtgctgaggatcccctctgagcagggacggcacaaagccttttccactttcctccctcacctggccgtggtctccctgtttatcagcactggcatatttgctcacctgaagcccccctctttctcctccacatccacggacctggtggtgtctgttctgtactcagtgttacctccagcagtgaaccccctcatctacagcatgaggaaccaggagctcaaggatgccctgtgcaaaatcatatataagtgttttctggagtaa